From the genome of Cydia amplana chromosome 24, ilCydAmpl1.1, whole genome shotgun sequence:
ATTTTATGACTTTGGATTATTTTTAGGCTACCTCGTCAACTGATAATTCGTTGAAACCATCTATGTGGTCTTATAACATGTTAAGACAGTGTAACAATGTTTCAGCATTTGCTGGTCACTGGACGCAGGAGCATGAGCGCGCCCTGTGCCGCAAACACGCTATTCGGGACTGCTGCGTGCGCCTTGAACGCCTCCAACACCACGAGGCTCTCGTCGCCAACGACACCCAAAACATAACTCAAACTGACACGGAATCAGATACAGAGGAAGTACACACTAGAGTCGACTATGAGAAACCAACATGTGATCTTTGTGGAGAAAGTTTTGTACTGAAATCTGATTTGATGAAACATATCATGATTCATATCCATGTACCTACCACACACCATCCACAAGCGGGTACTGATAGGGAATCGGATACTGAAGAGAAAAACATCGATATTGACTGTGAGAATGAACCTACATGTGAATTTTGTGGCGAAGAATTTACTCTAGAATCAAATTTAATGAAACATGTTATGATCCATATGGACGTAGCTCGCACAAAACAAGTGTATGAAAATTCAGAAATTCATACTTATGAGTGTGACGTTTGCGGTAAAATATTTCAGCGAAAAAATAGCTTAAAGCATCATATTAAAACACACTCGACCCAGTCAAAGTCTAAGGACTTTAAATGGAATAACATAGGAGAGAAATCATACTACTGCGAAACATGTGGAAAGCATTTCCCAGCTAGATATCGGTTGAAAAACCATTTAATAATTCACACGGACATAAGACCATATTCGTGTGACGTATGTGAAAAACGATTTAGATCTGGGAGTCAATTAACAATTCATACACGGCTTCATACTGGCGAAAAACCATACCCATGCAAGATATGTGGAAAGAGTTTCGCATCTAAAAATGGGCTGAATGGACACATACGAATTCACCCTGGCTTTAGACCATATTCGTGTGACTTATGTAAAAAACGATTTAGAAGTAGGTatgatttaaaaattcatacacgGCTTCATACTGGCGACAAACCATACACATGCAAGATATGTGGAAAGAGTTTCGCAGCTAATAGTGTGCTGAATGGACATATACGAATTCACACTGGCTTTAGACCATACGATTGCGAAACATGTGGAAAGCGTTTCCCAACTAGAAAACAGTTGAATTGTCATTTAATGATTCACACGGACATAAGACCATATTCGTGCGATTTCTGTGAACAACGATTTAAATTTTCGAgtcatttaaaaattcatatacGGATTCATGGTGACATAAGACCATATTCGTGTGACGTATGTGAAAAACGATTTAGAACTGGGActgatttaaaaattcatacacgGCTTCATACTGGCGAAAAACCATACACGTGCAAGATATGTGGAAAGAGTTTCTCATCTAATAGTGCGATGCATTCACATATACGAACTCACACCGTCATAAAACGATATTCGTGTGACGTATGTAAAAAACGATTTATAACTGCCTAttgtttaaaaattcatacacaGCTTCACACTGGGGAAAAGACATTTTCCTGTGAAATATGTAACATGCGGTATAGGCGAAAAAAAGAATTAGTGATGCACAAATTCACCATTCATGAACTTCGTAAATAATTTAGAGGGGAGGGCTATTTTTTCTTACAAGAGGGATGAGTCTTGATAATTCTTACGTAAGATCACAATAATGCAACCAAGCGCGGTCTGATCAAAATCATAAGATTTAGAAAAGTacttaaagatgaaaaaaaaactttaaaataaagtcaaagttattaccaaaaactaaaaactattagTACCTTTGGAGGTGCAAAAAacatccctaaaaattgtttcTGGGCCATTCCATATGAAATCAACAAATCGGAATTAGAAAGTGTGCTGCATGAACtcagattataaaaaaaaaaattgaagataTCCTTTGTGGTACCCGAAGTGCTAAGCCACATCGACttattagggttctgtacctcaaaaggaaaaaaaacggaacactaataggatcactcgtgtgtctgtctgtctgtctgtccgtccgtctgtcacagcctattttctccgaaactactggaccaattaagttgaaatttggcacacatatgtaagtttgtgacccaaagatggacgtgtaacgtaaataaataaattttaaataaggaggccatttttggggggtaaatgagaaaattaaaaaataaagtttttcaaactatatcgtgttacatatcaaatgaaagagctcattgtaagaatcgcaaatatatatttttttataattttaggataaatagtttagcagttattcaagaaaataggcaaaaaattaccattcccccgccccccccccctttatctccgaaactactgggtctaaacttttgaaaaaaaaatacacaaaatagttctttacctatagatgacgggaaaaactattagaaatgtgcagtcaagcgtgagtcggacttaatgtacggaacccttggaacgcgagtccgactcgcacttggccggtttttttttaccgtATGACCAAGCAGTGTCCATCTAAATTTAAGAAATTTGTcaaattcataaaacttttaatttagaataggtatttaaatgaATACTGTTTCGTTTGATAGGGAAATAAAtgtgcattttattttgtacaACAAAACTAACTTTatactaataaaaaacaaaatggtCTTCGTCtaaatttttttcttaattttctcatttttgCGATTTTCAACTGTA
Proteins encoded in this window:
- the LOC134658968 gene encoding zinc finger protein 239-like — protein: MLRQCNNVSAFAGHWTQEHERALCRKHAIRDCCVRLERLQHHEALVANDTQNITQTDTESDTEEVHTRVDYEKPTCDLCGESFVLKSDLMKHIMIHIHVPTTHHPQAGTDRESDTEEKNIDIDCENEPTCEFCGEEFTLESNLMKHVMIHMDVARTKQVYENSEIHTYECDVCGKIFQRKNSLKHHIKTHSTQSKSKDFKWNNIGEKSYYCETCGKHFPARYRLKNHLIIHTDIRPYSCDVCEKRFRSGSQLTIHTRLHTGEKPYPCKICGKSFASKNGLNGHIRIHPGFRPYSCDLCKKRFRSRYDLKIHTRLHTGDKPYTCKICGKSFAANSVLNGHIRIHTGFRPYDCETCGKRFPTRKQLNL